From the genome of Lasioglossum baleicum chromosome 13, iyLasBale1, whole genome shotgun sequence, one region includes:
- the LOC143214938 gene encoding uncharacterized protein LOC143214938, with protein MRITVSILLALGLAVCAYCEPIQKKEDTDSAFNCVFEDNTLDCLKTRLARDLDHAELQVAGKMSDPPLSAVIEQTGNYVAEVVDTVQNPEKEDPEDQAADQVEGRRKKIGKKKQKQLQKLLGLAMLLKAKLGLLLQLLGAHFQVKIVTLSFISFIANMVRLWLDLKKQHPPKVVYYEHAQHQHHYEHDDHDHDHDHSYWGRSSAPSAQNLAYSAHVPKTK; from the exons ATGAGGATAACCGTGTCGATTTTACTGGCCCTGGGCCTGGCCGTCTGCGCCTATTGTGAACCGATCCAGAAGAAAGAGGACACGGACAGTGCCTTCAACTGCGTGTTCGAGGACAATACTCTGGATTGCTTGAAGACCCGATTGGCCAGGGACCTTGATCATGCTGAACTACAAGTGGCCGGCAAAATGAGCGACCCTCCGCTCAGCGCGGTCATCGAGCAGACCGGAAACTACGTCGCGGAGGTCGTCGACACCGTCCAGAACCCCGAGAAAGAGGACCCGGAAGACCAAGCTGCCGATCAAG TGGAGGGACGGAGGAAGAAGATCGGCAAGAAGAAGCAGAAGCAACTGCAGAAGCTGCTCGGTTTGGCGATGCTGTTGAAAGCGAAGTTGGGTCTGCTGCTCCAGTTGCTCGGCGCTCACTTCCAAGTGAAGATAGTCACTCTTTCCTTCATCAGCTTCATCGCCAACATGGTCAGGCTGTGGCTGGACCTGAAAAAACAGCATCCACCGAAAGTGGTGTACTACGAGCACGCGCAACACCAGCACCACTACGAGCACGAtgatcacgatcacgatcatGATCACAGCTACTGGGGACGATCCTCGGCTCCCTCTGCTCAGAATCTCGCTTACTCCGCCCACGTTCCCAAAACCAAATAG